From one [Ruminococcus] lactaris ATCC 29176 genomic stretch:
- a CDS encoding transposase, which yields MSGPYDALCINSFYPKTELNVTEIQEYEKQILIRMKSISKDCRCPKCGYITDKYHGTYIRKVQDLPILGKMVQLEICSHEYECINNDCEVTTFAETFDGFLNTYSRMTERCADFICTLAMESSCEGCARICKALGIKISGDTVIRLLLRKCEVLPGPEVSDVIGVDDFAYKKRHTYGTIIVNEKNHEPITLLDGRNGDTLRDWLKNNKHIKVVTRDRASAYAKVISEELPDAMQVADRFHLHQNLLEAIKKALNHEVPATVNIPHANQSAVIEEPCKKN from the coding sequence ATGTCAGGTCCATACGATGCATTATGTATAAATAGTTTTTATCCTAAAACTGAATTAAATGTTACGGAGATTCAGGAATATGAAAAACAGATTTTAATACGAATGAAATCAATCTCCAAGGATTGTAGGTGCCCGAAATGTGGCTATATAACAGATAAATATCATGGAACTTATATTCGTAAAGTCCAGGATCTGCCTATTTTAGGGAAGATGGTTCAACTTGAGATTTGCTCTCATGAATATGAATGTATAAACAATGACTGTGAAGTAACAACGTTTGCTGAAACATTTGATGGCTTTCTTAATACTTATAGTCGTATGACAGAACGATGTGCCGATTTTATCTGTACACTAGCAATGGAATCTAGCTGCGAAGGTTGTGCCCGTATTTGTAAGGCACTTGGTATTAAAATTAGTGGTGATACTGTTATAAGACTGCTTTTGAGAAAGTGTGAAGTTCTTCCCGGACCAGAAGTGAGTGATGTGATCGGCGTGGATGATTTTGCATATAAAAAACGACATACATATGGAACTATTATCGTAAACGAAAAAAATCATGAACCAATTACGTTATTAGATGGAAGAAATGGAGATACACTAAGAGATTGGCTTAAGAATAATAAACATATAAAAGTAGTCACTCGTGATCGAGCAAGTGCATATGCAAAAGTAATATCAGAAGAATTACCCGATGCCATGCAGGTAGCAGACCGGTTTCATTTACATCAGAATTTATTAGAGGCAATCAAAAAGGCACTGAATCATGAAGTTCCAGCAACAGTAAATATTCCTCATGCTAATCAGTCAGCGGTTATAGAAGAACCGTGTAAAAAAAATTGA
- a CDS encoding transposase, with protein sequence MGVGRNTIAKYREGDPKELSMYGIRQSKLDIFYDFIIQCLESRWSKSKTIKEIYAKGYTGSKSNAFEYLCKVEQKENKYFEAQPYIRTMTEGLKYRTGSIGKEKDYITREGIFRYMWMNTRLTVAHKNYIYDQYPAVWELHCCIKEFRNILKKRNVPLLYLFIEKYCKSEIKALKSFAEGLKRDMDAVENAVAYDYSNGFVEETNSRLKMIKRTMYGRCRKQLLEAKLRYVGNYRNG encoded by the coding sequence ATGGGGGTAGGACGAAATACAATTGCAAAATATCGAGAAGGCGATCCGAAAGAATTAAGTATGTACGGAATTCGACAGAGTAAATTAGACATATTTTACGATTTCATTATTCAATGTCTGGAGTCCAGATGGAGTAAAAGCAAAACAATAAAAGAAATATATGCAAAAGGATATACAGGTTCAAAGAGTAATGCCTTTGAATACTTGTGTAAAGTAGAACAAAAAGAAAACAAATATTTTGAAGCGCAACCGTATATTCGAACAATGACAGAAGGATTAAAATACAGAACAGGAAGTATTGGAAAAGAAAAGGACTATATCACACGTGAAGGGATATTCCGATATATGTGGATGAATACAAGATTAACAGTAGCACACAAAAACTATATTTATGATCAGTATCCTGCGGTCTGGGAACTTCATTGTTGCATAAAAGAGTTTCGCAATATTTTAAAAAAACGAAATGTTCCGCTATTATATTTGTTTATAGAAAAATATTGCAAAAGTGAGATTAAAGCGCTAAAGAGTTTTGCCGAAGGATTAAAAAGAGACATGGATGCAGTTGAAAATGCGGTAGCCTATGACTATAGTAATGGGTTTGTAGAGGAGACAAACAGTCGGTTAAAAATGATAAAACGAACAATGTATGGACGTTGTAGAAAACAGTTACTAGAGGCAAAACTTAGATATGTAGGAAATTATAGAAACGGATAA
- a CDS encoding DDE-type integrase/transposase/recombinase, with the protein MTYVWTIDGFVYLASIMDLFSRKIIAWTLSETLEVSCVIDIINKAKARRNIDQPLIIHSDRRSQYVAKEYKKATENMQRSYSKKAFPWDNACIESFHSIIKREWLNRFKIRDYKQAYRLIFEYLEAFYNTKRIHSHCDFMSPDEFERVYERTHTKAELLAG; encoded by the coding sequence ATCACCTACGTCTGGACAATAGACGGATTCGTCTATCTGGCCAGTATTATGGATTTATTTTCCAGAAAAATCATAGCCTGGACACTTTCAGAAACACTGGAAGTATCCTGCGTGATTGATATTATAAACAAAGCCAAAGCCCGCCGAAATATCGATCAACCATTAATCATCCACTCAGATCGTAGAAGCCAGTATGTTGCAAAGGAATATAAAAAAGCAACCGAAAACATGCAGCGTAGTTATTCAAAGAAAGCATTTCCATGGGATAATGCATGCATTGAATCCTTTCATTCCATTATCAAACGTGAATGGCTCAATCGCTTTAAAATTCGTGATTACAAGCAAGCATACCGGTTGATTTTCGAATATCTGGAAGCTTTTTACAATACGAAACGAATTCACAGCCATTGTGACTTTATGTCACCAGATGAATTTGAGCGAGTATATGAAAGAACACATACTAAAGCGGAGCTTCTGGCAGGTTAA
- a CDS encoding IS3 family transposase: MTEAIYLEVSEKTEAAKKAGRRVSVSGMLKFLGVSRSGYLAWLHHEPSDTEKRREAVKAKIQAIYNDSKQNYGAPKIAVELCKTGEVISERTVGTYMHQMGIRAQWSKPWTITTKDSDFSTKLQNILDEQFNPDRMLSGVRISPTSGQ; the protein is encoded by the coding sequence ATGACGGAAGCCATTTATCTCGAAGTGTCTGAGAAGACGGAAGCTGCCAAAAAGGCTGGACGCCGGGTTTCCGTCTCCGGAATGTTGAAATTTTTAGGTGTCTCCCGCTCAGGATATCTTGCATGGCTCCACCACGAACCTTCTGATACAGAAAAACGTCGTGAAGCTGTAAAAGCAAAAATACAGGCTATTTATAATGATTCCAAGCAGAACTACGGTGCACCCAAAATCGCTGTAGAACTGTGCAAAACCGGTGAAGTCATTTCGGAAAGAACCGTTGGTACATATATGCACCAAATGGGGATTCGTGCTCAGTGGAGTAAACCATGGACAATCACCACAAAAGATTCTGATTTCAGCACAAAATTACAAAATATCCTTGATGAACAGTTTAATCCTGACCGAATGCTGTCTGGTGTTCGGATATCACCTACGTCTGGACAATAG
- a CDS encoding transposase: MAKQHDKQFKLDAVQYYQDHKDLGVRGCAENLGIGYSTLTKWLKDFRESGDIPVRGSGNYASDEQKEIARLRRELRDAQDALDVLKKAINILGK, translated from the coding sequence ATGGCAAAGCAACATGACAAACAATTTAAACTTGATGCAGTCCAGTACTATCAGGATCACAAAGACCTCGGGGTACGTGGATGTGCAGAAAATCTTGGCATCGGATACAGCACATTAACAAAGTGGCTGAAAGACTTCCGGGAATCAGGTGATATCCCTGTTCGTGGTTCTGGTAATTACGCATCTGATGAGCAGAAGGAAATTGCCCGTCTCAGACGTGAATTACGTGATGCACAAGATGCACTTGATGTGTTAAAAAAAGCAATCAACATTCTGGGAAAATGA
- a CDS encoding ABC transporter permease subunit: MRRLLRANFARLLKNKLFWILTCAELFLGALFPILHYMDNIDENSGWNMDSTIFIYALFVPLMVSLLTALFIGTDYSDGTMRNKLIAGHVRRKIYVANLISNVQASFTLCVAFMLSHVCVGTPLLGWFVSDAHMLMFYVLVTFTMTAACTAIFTLISMLCSNKAYSVAGCILVIFMLLQVYLFLNEFLPGGQMLRLSSMNAKHLGRYAIYNSIIFIFTTSCGILIFKRKDLK, translated from the coding sequence ATGCGTAGATTATTAAGAGCCAATTTTGCGAGACTGTTGAAAAATAAATTATTTTGGATTTTAACATGTGCAGAATTGTTTCTGGGAGCTTTATTTCCTATTCTTCACTATATGGATAATATAGATGAGAATAGTGGATGGAACATGGATTCAACTATTTTTATATATGCACTTTTCGTTCCACTGATGGTATCTTTACTTACAGCATTGTTTATTGGAACTGATTACAGTGACGGTACAATGAGAAATAAACTGATTGCAGGTCATGTAAGAAGAAAAATTTATGTTGCAAATCTCATCTCAAATGTGCAGGCATCCTTTACGCTGTGCGTTGCATTCATGTTGTCACATGTCTGTGTAGGGACTCCGCTTTTGGGATGGTTCGTGTCAGATGCACATATGCTTATGTTTTATGTATTAGTGACATTTACTATGACAGCAGCATGTACAGCAATATTTACTTTGATATCTATGTTGTGCAGTAATAAAGCGTATTCTGTGGCAGGGTGTATATTAGTGATTTTTATGCTGTTGCAGGTTTATTTGTTCCTAAATGAATTTCTTCCAGGTGGGCAGATGCTCAGGCTTTCCAGCATGAATGCAAAACATCTGGGAAGATATGCTATCTACAATAGTATAATTTTTATATTCACAACTAGTTGCGGAATTCTTATTTTTAAGAGGAAGGATTTGAAATAA
- a CDS encoding IS630 family transposase: protein MPNTIKTISLTDDDKSYLNKLLTQSTLEIRVYQRARILLLKSEGASNKAIADKLDIGISMVKRCLNKFKENGVEASLRDNKGRGRKAEITDDDITWVISKACQKPKDYGYSAEFWYPMSFRKFINSIAETEGHPRMATVAETTLRKILSNARIKPFQVSYYCERRDPEFDAKMHDVLVIYKQIEMQFDKDGKLIPFEKDAVHTLSYDEKPGIQAIATTGEDRPPIPNTDKSNGYQRDYEYVRLGTLSLLAAIDLLSGEAIPLISETHKSSDFVTFLKKLDEKYPKGDMIRIILDNHSAHTSKETQEYLNTVSGRFEFVFTPKHGSWLNMIEGFFSKMTKQMLGGIRVESKKELEDRIYRYFDEINKEPVPYKWTYKMDTIDLSQEDIDSIVYEVVNAKAASAENKNKKAPKPISRKRKSIQN from the coding sequence ATGCCTAATACAATTAAAACTATTTCTTTAACAGATGATGATAAATCTTACTTAAATAAACTGCTGACTCAGAGCACTTTGGAAATTCGCGTTTATCAACGTGCTAGGATCCTTCTGCTCAAATCTGAGGGTGCATCTAACAAAGCAATTGCTGACAAACTGGATATTGGAATCAGTATGGTAAAACGTTGTCTTAACAAATTTAAAGAGAACGGTGTTGAAGCTTCTTTACGTGATAACAAAGGCCGTGGAAGGAAAGCGGAAATTACCGATGACGATATCACCTGGGTAATCAGTAAAGCCTGCCAAAAACCGAAGGATTACGGCTATTCTGCTGAATTCTGGTATCCCATGAGTTTCAGGAAATTCATCAACTCTATAGCAGAAACGGAAGGACATCCTCGTATGGCAACAGTAGCTGAAACAACGCTTCGGAAAATTCTGAGCAATGCAAGGATCAAACCGTTTCAGGTGTCCTATTACTGCGAAAGACGGGATCCTGAGTTTGATGCAAAAATGCATGATGTCCTTGTTATCTACAAGCAGATTGAAATGCAGTTTGACAAGGATGGAAAACTGATTCCCTTTGAGAAAGATGCCGTACATACCCTGTCTTATGATGAAAAGCCAGGAATTCAGGCAATTGCTACCACAGGTGAAGACCGTCCACCGATTCCGAATACAGATAAAAGCAATGGCTATCAGCGAGATTATGAGTATGTCAGGCTGGGAACCCTCTCCCTGCTTGCAGCGATTGATTTGCTCTCAGGAGAAGCAATTCCATTAATAAGTGAAACTCATAAAAGTTCTGACTTTGTGACTTTTCTAAAGAAACTTGATGAAAAATATCCAAAGGGCGATATGATTCGGATTATTCTGGATAATCACTCTGCACATACCTCCAAAGAAACCCAGGAATATCTGAATACGGTTTCTGGACGTTTTGAGTTTGTATTTACACCCAAACATGGTTCCTGGTTAAACATGATTGAAGGTTTTTTCAGTAAAATGACAAAGCAGATGCTGGGTGGAATCCGTGTGGAAAGCAAGAAAGAACTCGAAGATAGAATCTACAGATACTTTGATGAAATCAACAAAGAACCTGTGCCCTACAAATGGACATATAAAATGGATACCATCGATCTTTCTCAAGAAGATATTGATTCCATAGTGTATGAGGTTGTAAATGCAAAAGCTGCTTCAGCAGAAAACAAAAACAAAAAAGCACCAAAACCAATTTCACGAAAGAGAAAGTCTATCCAGAATTAG
- a CDS encoding IS110 family transposase, whose amino-acid sequence MHNKNYISVGIDVGSAFSFMTILAPDETVILKPFKITHNNKDSLERAVSEIKKAEELYSLESRTFLESTGIYHFPLFCYLVDCGFNASIINPIITHSTKNGNIRKVKNDKIDSKGIAKLGLSKDIPVSQFPAKLVLELRSLTRKYYDLTDERSAHINKLKGDLHTVFPQYLDVFCDVTGKTSTMILRQYGTPDKILRGHKKTMIEKISKASRKGLAKASERYEKLCAAANAAKTFGCQIDSIYFNIFLTLDLVEKLDSALDSILNRIRQLITFNKNEKFIQQIKLLNTIPGVGFLTAVTIMCEIGDFSAFRNPKQLFAYFGLDPEVNESGKFVGTQLHMSKRGSRIAPCYLCSSTRLHSYKT is encoded by the coding sequence ATGCATAACAAAAACTATATTTCCGTTGGCATTGATGTCGGTTCAGCTTTTAGCTTTATGACAATTCTTGCGCCAGACGAAACAGTGATCTTGAAACCTTTCAAGATTACTCACAATAATAAGGATTCTTTGGAACGAGCTGTTTCTGAAATTAAAAAAGCAGAAGAGCTGTATTCCTTAGAAAGTCGCACCTTTCTAGAATCCACTGGGATTTATCATTTCCCGCTCTTCTGCTATCTTGTTGATTGTGGTTTTAACGCGTCCATAATCAATCCTATTATTACACATTCTACTAAGAATGGAAATATCAGAAAAGTAAAAAATGATAAAATCGATTCTAAAGGTATTGCCAAACTAGGATTATCAAAAGATATTCCTGTTTCCCAGTTCCCAGCAAAGCTGGTTCTTGAACTGCGTAGCCTTACCCGTAAGTATTACGATTTAACTGATGAGCGTTCTGCTCATATCAATAAACTTAAAGGAGACCTGCATACCGTGTTTCCTCAGTATCTTGACGTTTTCTGTGATGTTACCGGCAAGACCTCAACAATGATTCTTCGCCAGTACGGTACTCCAGACAAGATACTTCGTGGTCATAAGAAGACCATGATTGAAAAAATATCAAAAGCTTCACGAAAAGGTCTTGCCAAAGCTTCTGAAAGATATGAGAAACTCTGTGCTGCAGCTAATGCTGCAAAGACATTTGGATGTCAAATAGACAGTATCTACTTCAATATCTTTTTAACTTTGGACCTTGTTGAAAAGCTTGATTCTGCTTTGGATTCCATACTGAATCGTATTAGGCAGCTGATTACATTCAATAAAAACGAGAAGTTTATTCAGCAGATTAAACTTTTAAATACAATCCCAGGTGTTGGCTTTCTGACTGCTGTAACAATCATGTGCGAAATAGGTGATTTCTCAGCATTCCGTAATCCAAAACAACTTTTTGCTTACTTCGGATTAGATCCTGAAGTAAATGAATCTGGAAAATTCGTTGGCACTCAGTTACATATGAGCAAACGTGGCTCCAGAATCGCGCCGTGCTATCTTTGCAGTAGCACTCGCCTCCATTCGTACAAAACGTAA